The sequence TATCGTTTTAGGctttcccttcttcttcttcggcaAAATTTTTGACTTACTGCACATCAACACCAGTTGTGATGTTCCATCGTGTAAAATTGACCTCGCGTAGACACAAGCGCCACACGCTTGATCGGATGCATCCGAAAACCCATGAAGCTCAATTCTCACAGCACCGTCCACGATAAAACGCCTAGGTAAATCCATGTCATGAAGTGAATTTAATTCTTCACGGAATGAACTCCAGCGTGCTGCAATGTTTGGTGGTACCGGATCGTCCCATTTTGATTCAATTAACTCCCGCATCAAAAGTTTTGCTGTAGTCAAAACTGGCCCAAGAAATCCAAGAGGATCAAAAATTTTAGCGATTTCACTGAGGATACTTCGTTTAGTTAGCCTATCGTTAGTCTGCGTTGGAATACTTATTCTGAAGATATCGTTGTGTGATTGCCATGCGATTCCCAGAGTTTTAATTGGAATATTGATGGTTTTGTCTGTGATATCCAGACTATTTTCACGCTGATGTTCCGGAGTCGCTTCCAGTAGTTCAATGGAGTTTGAGCAGATCTTATGGAGGCTGAATCCTCCCTTGGCCAATAGATCGTCCATTTGCTCTTTCAAATCAAATAGTTCGGGGATGCTTTCAGCGCCTGAAAGCATATCGTCAATGTAACATGACCTACTGATAGCGTGCGCTGCCAGGGGAAACGCTTGACCCTCATCTTCTACTAGTTGTAGTAAAGACATAGTTGCTAAAAATGGTGACGACTTCAAACCGTACGTCACTGTTGTCAACTGTAGCACCTTCAATGGCTGATCACTATTCTCTCTCCAAAGTATCCGTTGGTATGGTTGATCGTCAGGATGTATCGCCACCTGGCGATACATTTTAGGAATGTCGGCGCTAATAGCGTAACGGTACGATCGGAAGTTGAGCAAAATGGAAATAAGGTCATTTTGTACCGTGGGACCGGCACGCTGTGCTTGATTGATGGAAACACCAGTACTGCTCTCCGCTGATCCGTCGAAGACAACCCGTAGCTTGGTGGTGCTACTCGATGGCTTCAAGATGCAATGGTGAGGCAGGTAGAAGGCACTGCCTGCATCCTCACTGATCGATGGTGTCATCTCGCGTAAATGATTCAAGTGCTCATACTCACAAATAAATGCCTTATACTGCTCCTTCAACAAAGGGTCTCGATCTAACCGCCTCTCGAGTGATAAGAAACGTTTTTCCGCCATAATCCGGGAATCACCCAGCTTCAATTTTAAATCGTTGAATGGAATCCTCACAATGTAGCGACCTGCCAAATTCCGCTGGTAAGTCGCTTTGAAATGAGCCAAGCAGGACTCTTCTTCCTTTCCGTTGATCGATGTTTCCGTGCATGTTTCCACCTCGTAAAATTTGGAGAGAATTCTGTTCAAATTGTCTTCTTCAACCACATTGGTTAAACTGTTTCTTACAGTGTGGAATCCGATAGGAACTAGTCCGCTTACAATCCAACCGAATTGTGTTTCTTGAAGAAAAGGATGATGATCCCCGAATTCATGTTGACCCGATTTCAGAAGCTTGAAGAAAACTTCGGAACCAATCAATAGATCAACTCTGTCTGGCAAATTGAATGCTGGATCTGCCAGAACAACGCCAGTCGGAATGTGTACAATCTTCGCGTCGAATTTAGTCAAGGGAAGGTCTCCAGTTATTTTTGGAACTATTAGCAGCTCTAATGGATTCGTAGAAAACTCGCTAATTCTCGATTCCACCTTCGTATGAAGTTTGAACTTGATGTTAACTTGCTGTCCATTGATTCCAGAGATGACACAGCATGCAGGCTTTCGTTTCAAACCAATCAAAGTGGCAAACTGTTCCGTAACAAAGTGTGAGTGGGAAGCTGAGTCCAGCACCGCTCGACAAGCAAATTTCGAGTGGCCTTTTCCATGAACGTACACCACGGCCGTCGCAATTAGACTCTGTGTCTGTTCTGTTTTACCCACGGTGCAAAGCGTGGTGGTTGTACTTCCATTTAATGGTGTGGAACTGGATTCTACATCGTCCTTTTGCTGATTTTCCTTTGTGGGGGGTGTGGTTGATTTCGGTTCTCCCTGGTGAAGCAACGTGTGATGTCTCTGGGTACACTTCTTACACGTATGTGTTGATTTACAATCGATTGCTGTATGTCCTCTTTGTAGACAATTGAAGCATGATCCTGACTTGATTAGGCTGGATTTTTGCGTAATAAAATCAGCCTTCTTGAATGCATCACATTTCCAAATTGGATGCGGTTTTTTGCAATGAACGCACTGTCCTTCCGCAGTGATGAGCGCATGACCTTTCAACTCTGTCTTTACTGCCGATCGATTTAGCTTCGCCGGCTCAGTGAACGTCTTTGCTGTTGTTTGAATTTTCTCCAAAGCTTTGCATCTGTCATTCAGGAAGTCCAACGTATTTGTGTACTTGGGAAGCTCACCCGGTTTTTGCACAAGTTCCCAAGCCTTCCGTGTCTCGTAATCCATTTTTGATGTTAGGATATTCAAGATAACCATCTCACCCAACCCAACGACTGGCAGGTTTAGATTGGTGAGTGCATCGACATTTTTGTTGCAAATATCGATCATTCTTCGTAGATCAACAGCACTTTCCTTAGTAATTTTTGGAAGGTTTAGAATAGCTTCAATGTGCTTGTTGACAATGAGCCGTTTATCCTCGAATCTATTTCGAAGCGTTTTCCAGGCTGCGGCATAATCATTGTTATTGATGATATCCTGGTCTATTATACCTGCTGCTTTTCCTACCAACGCGTTTCGAAGGTGGTAGAGCTTAATAGCCGGCGATTCTGCGTTGTAACGGGCCATAATATTCTCAAACATACTGCGAAAGGCGTACCAATTCTCATATGAACCGTCGAAAGTAGGCAATGGTACCTTCAACGGCGGAAGATTCGATTGCATTACCTGATTCTGTGGCTGTGGTCGAGAGGGGGCTAGTTGTAGATCAGCTTTCATCGTATCTTCGATCATCTGTGTCAGCTGAACAATCAAGTCGCTATAAACCTGCTCGAATTCGATATATACCATTTCTTCTTGCGTTTGGCGCTCTTCGCTAAGAGGAAAGTCGTAGATTTCGTTTTGGAAGTCATTGAATTCTACGTAACATCGTTTCAGCATTTCCACTTGCATCTGGAGATAGTGTTTGTTCTTGTTATTGGCACTATCTGGATCCAACACCGCCACAAAAACCCTTTGCATCTTTCTTCTTACTATTTCACGCTTCTTCACCAATGTTTGAATCTTCGCTtccattttcttcttctcttctccttctttgTGCTGTTTTTTCTGATTGCTCACGGAGAGCGGATTCGAATCCGATCTTTCTTCCGCGTTGCCTTCTTCGTTACGGTTTTGACTGTCACCGTTCTGATTTGTGTCGTCACTTTGCTTTTTTCGTATGAGCACTGGCGTTCGCTTCATGCTACTGCTCAGTAGCGTTCACAAAACTCGGCGTCCGCGAGTACACGCCGTTTTACGTGTGCAATCAATCGATTCGCCAAGATATGGCGTCTACAGATAAAGTCAAATCGCGTTACCAAATATTCGAATCGCCAAAATGGCGTCTACGAGGAACACGCCGAAACGCGCCGATACTGAATCGCCAAATTAGCGCGTCCACAAAGAAAACGCCGGTGCGTTTTATCGTTCACGAACATTCGAATCGCCAATATGGCGTCCACAAAGAGCACGCCGGTGCGTTTTATCGTTCACGAACATTCGAATCGCCAATATGGCGTCCACAAAGAGCACGCCGAAACGCGTCGTTTATCGCTTGTGCGTAGCACACGCGTCGTAGTTTTTGCTTTCCACGGCTATTTCCGCATCCCGTCAACGGCAACCGATCACCATCGAAGTGTCCACTAATCCGGTCGATGGGACCAAATGTTCCTCCGAATAGCTCACTTGGGACAACTTGGATGATCTAAGACGGGAACCAAAGAAAATTTCTTGCGTCCGTACGGGTTGAAAGCTTACTTTATTCTAACATAAAAATTGTTCTTACAAAAATGGTGTAtataatgtgtgtgtgtttgtgtgtgagGGTGACTACAAATGTCTGTATGGGTGGACTGTATACTCGAAGTGGAGTAATGTTTTGATTGGACGTAacatagtggtcggattcaatattcgcactgcggtaagtgcggacattcgtgatgtcggagaagaatttaccgttgattagaacgtgatcgatttggttttccgtttcttggttaggtgatctccatgtggccttgtggatatttttgcggggaaagaaggtgcttcggactaccattccgaaATCAACGATTTTATAAACGAAATTAGGCACCCTAATTACTCTCATGTGcctaatttcgcgcacaaagcgaaagtctaaataaacacaaaattaaaatttcccacttttcaatagtaatgacgaataaacatatccaacagagcataatggatacaaatatttccaaaaagtagtcagttttgtacagtaaaatcatttgttaaCTTGGGTCATTTTCTTCGTCTCTGTGCTAAGTAAATGTGGCGGTCGATGGGAGgaccaaattgaaataattttatttggtgtactaagccaagtttgttttttaaattctttcgtgaaaaacattcaacaacaatgatattttgtaatcctccagatttttcaattttgactggtacctaaaattgaaaaaaaaataaatgattttataatgcgcgaagTTAGGGCGCGCCCGAAATTAGGGCACATCACGGTACTTCATACTAGGCACATCACGGTACTAGGATACAATGATAGGACCAGTAGCTTTGCgtgcaaaggcataggattgccaacccggagatggcgagttcgattctcgttacGGTCTACGATGTTTTTGGTAtaaaaacattctcgacaccctgggcatagtgtatccattatgcttgccacataagatacttactcatgcaatggcgggcatagaaaagctttcaatattgATAaccgaggaaatgctaatagaacactaagttgaaaggcgaagttcttccagctgaaatgtagaaccattgaagaagaataagaaaaaaCCTTCCTTAGCCTAACGGTAACCTCGTACCTTTTCTTCACCACTAATGGCTCAAGATGTGTTGTTTTCCAAGTGCAACGGTCGTGTAATTCAAAAATGGGAGGTACCTACCGACAATTTGACGTAGATTTAGAATTTCGGAATGTTTCAAAAAAAGATAACAGCGGTAATTTATTCAGTAGATTTTAACTTATATTTCAAGTGAATATTTTCTAATAATACTTTCATATATTACACAAGTCGgagattaaatatttaaataaaccaTTTACAAGAGCAACGATATCGCTATGAATGTACCTGAAGCTCACTTCTAACCctaatttatttaaaactagTACCCATGTATGGAAGCTTCGCAAAAAGAAACATTAGTTCGATTATTTATAACGCAGTGAGTAAACTGCCTTCAATAATATAACAGTCTATTTATGTTTTTCATTTCAGGACTATCCTGATCTAGAATCTGATGCCacaattttagattttattcCAATGGTTAAGGGTGAGATTCAGTGACCAAAAGCAATTATGTTAAATTTGGGTTTGTTTTTCAATCCTACGTAGGAATGACAtggatttataattttttttttttaatatgataAGGATATCATGCAAATAAGAAAAAATCATAGCCTTTATTTaacaaatttaatttcattGTTCTACTTTGCATGAATCCTTCGGATTTATGTTCTTAACATAAAACCAACACGAGTGATAAACTAGCTTCAGTTATTACATAAAACCAACAACTTTCATTGAAGTGAATAGCATTTGAATGTGAGTACATATGTGTAAAATTGCGACCGTTGGTTAGAAGTACGTTATCCATCAATGACTGAGAGACGTTTTACTTAGGCTAGAAAGAAAGTATCAAACCAAGATACGGCATTAGGTTCATTGAGGAGCAAGTTTAAAACTTACACAAGATTACATTTTTATCCTGGTGTTGAGGAACTCTTCAAAAAATTTTgctgatttcatttaattccaattGGTTTCAAGAACTTTTGAACATTACACTCATAATGATGAACCAGATAGAATAGTATCACATCTACAAGTTCCTCAATACAAAAACATACACTTTTAGTCACGAACAATGCACACAAAAATCGAACATTTACCTCTCCCCTACTTCCCACTGGGagattgttttttcttaatcaTACTCACCTGCTGCTGAACAGTAACAGAAGATTGCGCTTGTTGCACTTGTACTTGTTGCGCTTGCACAACGCCTACATTTGATCCGTCACCAGTTGCAGTCGTAATTATCTGTTGCGGCTGAGCTTGGATTTGCAGTACTTGAGTGGCGGTTTGCGTTTGTTGCGTCTGAGATGTGCCAGCTGAAACAACCTGTTGCGTCTGTTGCTGCAGCTCGGCTGCACTAGTAGCGGATGCCATCGCTTGAGGTTGCTGAACCGTTACGGCCACTAATGATCCACTAGACGTTTGCAATCGCACTGGACTTGCGTTTTGGCGCTGCTGATTCTGCAATGCAGTCAGAATAGCCTGCTGCTGTTGAGCTGGAGTAGCTCCGGCGGCCACCTTAATGGTCCCGATGTTCTGAGTGGGAACATGGGCTCGGATGTTGCCAGCTGCAATTGCTTGGGCAGCCGAAGTTGCGGTCACAACCTGAAATAGTTGATGGTAAATGTATGTGTTCTTAATGTCTATGACTTAACCGTAATCAATAACTCACTTGAATGGTCTGCCGTTGGTTGGCCTGTTGTGACACTGACACCGGAATGACCCGTCCGACACTGTTTTTACCCAGCACGATTTGTCCACCAGCGGCAAGAGATGCAGGCTGCGCATGTCGGATAACTTGCTGTATCTGTTGAACAGTAACAGTTCCTGCAGGTAGATTCTTAGGACCTTGCACGAAAAGCTGCGTTGGTTGACCACTTTTTCCGGCCACCTGCGTGATCTGAGTCATTTTTCCAGTTTTACGCTGGGCAGCAATGATTTGCTGTTGAAGATGAATTTGTCGAACCTGACTTGGATTGCTTATTGTTTTCAGCTGGCCAGGTTTCACCTGAGACAACGTCATTCCAGTAGCTGCTACCGTTCCCGAAGAAGTTTTAACAAGTGTTGCAATTTGCTGGCCGGAAGTTCCAGCCTGCTGGACTTGCAAATTGGCAGGAGCAAAAATCTGTGTTTGGGGCATAAGTTGCTGCTTGTGCTGTTGACTGATAATTTGTCGTTTCATCATCATTTGCATCTCACCTTCAGTAACCGGCCGA comes from Armigeres subalbatus isolate Guangzhou_Male chromosome 2, GZ_Asu_2, whole genome shotgun sequence and encodes:
- the LOC134209528 gene encoding uncharacterized protein LOC134209528, encoding MKRTPVLIRKKQSDDTNQNGDSQNRNEEGNAEERSDSNPLSVSNQKKQHKEGEEKKKMEAKIQTLVKKREIVRRKMQRVFVAVLDPDSANNKNKHYLQMQVEMLKRCYVEFNDFQNEIYDFPLSEERQTQEEMVYIEFEQVYSDLIVQLTQMIEDTMKADLQLAPSRPQPQNQVMQSNLPPLKVPLPTFDGSYENWYAFRSMFENIMARYNAESPAIKLYHLRNALVGKAAGIIDQDIINNNDYAAAWKTLRNRFEDKRLIVNKHIEAILNLPKITKESAVDLRRMIDICNKNVDALTNLNLPVVGLGEMVILNILTSKMDYETRKAWELVQKPGELPKYTNTLDFLNDRCKALEKIQTTAKTFTEPAKLNRSAVKTELKGHALITAEGQCVHCKKPHPIWKCDAFKKADFITQKSSLIKSGSCFNCLQRGHTAIDCKSTHTCKKCTQRHHTLLHQGEPKSTTPPTKENQQKDDVESSSTPLNGSTTTTLCTVGKTEQTQSLIATAVVYVHGKGHSKFACRAVLDSASHSHFVTEQFATLIGLKRKPACCVISGINGQQVNIKFKLHTKVESRISEFSTNPLELLIVPKITGDLPLTKFDAKIVHIPTGVVLADPAFNLPDRVDLLIGSEVFFKLLKSGQHEFGDHHPFLQETQFGWIVSGLVPIGFHTVRNSLTNVVEEDNLNRILSKFYEVETCTETSINGKEEESCLAHFKATYQRNLAGRYIVRIPFNDLKLKLGDSRIMAEKRFLSLERRLDRDPLLKEQYKAFICEYEHLNHLREMTPSISEDAGSAFYLPHHCILKPSSSTTKLRVVFDGSAESSTGVSINQAQRAGPTVQNDLISILLNFRSYRYAISADIPKMYRQVAIHPDDQPYQRILWRENSDQPLKVLQLTTVTYGLKSSPFLATMSLLQLVEDEGQAFPLAAHAISRSCYIDDMLSGAESIPELFDLKEQMDDLLAKGGFSLHKICSNSIELLEATPEHQRENSLDITDKTINIPIKTLGIAWQSHNDIFRISIPTQTNDRLTKRSILSEIAKIFDPLGFLGPVLTTAKLLMRELIESKWDDPVPPNIAARWSSFREELNSLHDMDLPRRFIVDGAVRIELHGFSDASDQACGACVYARSILHDGTSQLVLMCSKSKILPKKKKGKPKTISTPRAELEAALLLANLLKKPENQSNY